A genomic stretch from Ketobacter sp. MCCC 1A13808 includes:
- a CDS encoding succinylglutamate desuccinylase, with protein sequence MSFGNPHIRYWFNPAPADLGESEEQFLRALGGPAVLHIPGKDRSRNRAICTLLHGNEPSGTRAILRWLKQAVAPAVDVLCFFGSVKTALTEPLFHYRQLPGEPDLNRCFKPPFDTHQGSTAKAILDTLIEMHPEALIDIHNTSGMGPSFAVSMNQDRTHKALAGLFTKRMLVTGLKLGALFEYSERNVATVTIECGGSQDPRADQIAYQGIMRFVTEEDVLDPKPADWDLEVLLEPVRLELTGDTRISYGNQEDAQADITLPPDVENHNFGRVSREVQLGWVNPLSWHKLKMNAPDGKDVKDKLLRLEGRSLFPAQALKLFMITTNPAIALSDCVFYAVRDSGSDID encoded by the coding sequence ATGAGTTTCGGCAACCCGCACATTCGCTATTGGTTCAACCCGGCGCCGGCTGATTTGGGAGAATCCGAGGAGCAGTTTTTGCGTGCACTGGGTGGCCCCGCGGTACTGCATATTCCGGGTAAAGACCGCAGCCGTAACCGTGCCATCTGCACCCTACTGCATGGAAACGAACCGTCCGGCACCCGGGCAATCCTGCGCTGGTTAAAGCAAGCCGTTGCACCCGCCGTTGACGTCTTATGTTTTTTCGGCTCAGTCAAAACCGCGCTCACCGAGCCCCTGTTTCACTACCGCCAGCTGCCCGGCGAACCGGACCTGAATCGCTGTTTCAAGCCGCCGTTCGACACTCATCAGGGTTCTACCGCAAAAGCAATATTGGACACGCTGATCGAGATGCATCCCGAAGCTTTGATTGATATTCATAATACGTCCGGGATGGGGCCCTCCTTTGCGGTATCCATGAACCAGGACCGCACCCACAAAGCATTGGCGGGTTTGTTCACAAAGCGTATGCTGGTGACCGGATTAAAATTGGGTGCCCTTTTTGAATACAGCGAACGCAATGTCGCCACGGTCACCATAGAATGTGGCGGTTCACAGGACCCGAGAGCAGACCAGATCGCCTATCAGGGAATAATGCGCTTTGTGACCGAGGAAGACGTACTTGACCCTAAACCGGCAGATTGGGATCTGGAAGTGCTACTTGAACCGGTGAGGCTGGAACTGACAGGCGATACCCGCATCAGTTATGGCAACCAGGAAGACGCACAGGCGGACATCACACTGCCGCCGGATGTTGAAAATCACAATTTTGGCCGGGTCAGCCGGGAAGTGCAGCTCGGCTGGGTTAACCCGCTAAGCTGGCACAAGCTGAAGATGAATGCGCCTGACGGCAAGGACGTGAAAGATAAATTGCTGCGTCTGGAAGGTCGCAGCTTGTTCCCGGCACAGGCACTAAAGCTGTTTATGATCACCACCAATCCGGCGATCGCCCTGAGCGATTGTGTATTCTATGCCGTAAGGGATAGTGGCAGCGATATCGATTAG
- a CDS encoding DUF4126 family protein, whose amino-acid sequence MEEYQTLLSTLALTMGLSWASGINLYAALLVLGLGGSTGNIDLPADLQVLQDPLVIMAAGAMYAVEFFADKTPGVDSGWDTLHTFIRIPAGAMLAAGAVGDVTPGLEIAAGIMGGGIAATSHATKAGTRLLINTSPEPVTNWIASFSEDFLVIAGLWTALNHPVAFLVFLLCFVLMVIWLLPKIYRALKLMITKIGQWLGILAQPETPDRSGQEHYLDKLARLKQLLDQGALTEEEFRREKKLLLKPGIS is encoded by the coding sequence GTGGAAGAATACCAGACCCTGCTAAGCACCCTTGCCCTAACCATGGGCTTATCCTGGGCCAGCGGCATCAACCTTTACGCTGCCTTGCTGGTGCTGGGCCTCGGCGGTTCCACCGGTAATATAGACCTGCCAGCCGACCTGCAAGTGTTGCAGGATCCCTTAGTGATTATGGCAGCGGGCGCTATGTACGCTGTGGAATTCTTCGCCGACAAAACGCCCGGGGTCGATTCAGGGTGGGATACTTTGCATACCTTTATCCGCATACCCGCAGGCGCCATGCTCGCAGCAGGTGCCGTAGGTGACGTCACCCCCGGACTGGAAATTGCAGCCGGTATAATGGGCGGTGGCATAGCCGCTACCTCCCACGCAACCAAAGCCGGCACCCGGCTGTTGATTAATACATCCCCTGAACCGGTCACCAACTGGATCGCGTCTTTCAGCGAGGATTTTCTGGTCATCGCAGGGCTGTGGACCGCGCTAAATCACCCCGTTGCTTTCTTAGTATTTCTTCTGTGCTTTGTCCTGATGGTGATCTGGCTATTACCCAAAATATATCGTGCATTAAAATTGATGATCACAAAAATCGGCCAGTGGCTGGGTATTCTTGCCCAACCGGAAACCCCGGACAGATCAGGCCAAGAGCACTATCTGGACAAGCTGGCTCGGCTCAAACAACTTTTGGATCAAGGCGCATTGACAGAAGAAGAATTCCGGCGAGAAAAAAAACTGCTGCTTAAGCCCGGTATTAGCTGA
- a CDS encoding EAL domain-containing protein, whose protein sequence is MIRAKASLSLVIALVALVLCGLAGFYAYYHYSNQVNRQLEVSSTHLRQVLSLASARIESDVGKQNEHGVEREILNLKQFSEVELSALIGADGMVRYSSSYIVWNLPAFAHLPMLDQATFIRAQAARQPVLMTNPQHDVLHAYFPVVMHRSAGPSAVEETGVLFVEWDIKPRIDQLRHSAIADMLAMWLMVLLTLTLIWFVLHQQLLQPLAKLRKKVVAASRGREPVKFESNGDASLVALADSLNKMVSRQNKSLADSQRDKQRWQFALESGGDCVLDWNITNGECFFSPGFGALLGLAADQKPDLTIWKEKIDEDWDFVDRKIKRHLQGLSDLCQVEYAIRLPGGRKRFIIMRGKVVERNAQGDALRMVSTHRDITPRRRMEDALRGSEERYRKLFEMAQEGIWQIDREGKTILVNESMATILGYHSQELLDCPIVDFMAETSRVHALEKLSRKGQGADSRQEYEFVSKAGLRIFTTMHWTPIYDLEGDFNGMIAGVMDISERKRAEERIRQQALFDDLTKLPNRRMLNETLTQEQARALRHGHTGALLFIDLDHFKNVNDSLGHPVGDSLLITIASRLNQVLRSEDTLARLGGDEFVVLLPELNDDAAQAATLARNVALKIQDSLSETLEVYGHRLNIGCSIGIALYPLDQDSIHDIVKQADAAMYRAKEDGRNAVCLFSKDMHQKIEDNLRLQMLLPGAMEDEQFMLYFQPQFDQHRNLIGAEVLLRWEEPQQGFVSPDLFIRAAEESGQIVPLGDWVLRKACAQLSKWRQQGLPTSFERLAINISARQFSLDDFPFRVKAFVEEAGLQPADIELEITESMLLNKRDQVIEKMHLLHDMGFHIALDDFGTGYSSLSYLHTLPLDKLKIDQAFIRDVGEDKADRAIVETIITMANLMELDVIAEGVEEEYQLKYLISKGCIKYQGYYFAKPMPADVFASSYIYDAAESRSAK, encoded by the coding sequence GTGATACGCGCTAAAGCCTCGTTGTCTCTTGTTATTGCCCTGGTCGCACTGGTGTTGTGCGGGTTGGCAGGCTTTTACGCGTATTATCACTATTCGAATCAGGTGAACCGGCAGCTGGAAGTCAGCTCCACGCATTTGCGTCAGGTTTTGAGTTTAGCCAGTGCGCGCATTGAGAGTGATGTTGGTAAACAAAACGAGCACGGTGTTGAGCGTGAAATTTTGAACCTGAAACAGTTTAGCGAGGTAGAACTGAGCGCCCTGATTGGAGCTGACGGCATGGTACGATACAGCTCCAGCTATATCGTTTGGAATTTGCCGGCATTTGCTCATTTGCCGATGCTGGATCAGGCCACTTTTATTCGCGCACAGGCCGCGCGGCAGCCGGTACTCATGACGAATCCACAGCATGATGTGTTGCATGCCTATTTCCCTGTTGTTATGCATCGGTCGGCTGGGCCATCCGCGGTGGAGGAAACCGGTGTATTGTTCGTAGAATGGGATATAAAACCCCGGATCGACCAACTGCGACATTCGGCCATCGCAGATATGCTGGCGATGTGGTTGATGGTGTTGCTCACACTCACGCTGATTTGGTTCGTACTGCATCAGCAGTTACTCCAGCCCCTGGCCAAACTACGTAAAAAAGTAGTTGCGGCCAGCCGCGGTCGCGAACCGGTGAAGTTCGAAAGTAATGGTGATGCGTCTTTGGTAGCCCTGGCAGACAGTCTCAATAAAATGGTTTCCCGCCAAAATAAAAGTCTGGCTGATAGTCAGCGCGATAAGCAACGCTGGCAATTTGCGTTGGAGAGTGGGGGGGACTGCGTGTTGGATTGGAATATCACCAACGGTGAGTGTTTTTTCTCACCCGGCTTTGGTGCTCTGCTGGGTCTGGCTGCAGACCAGAAACCGGATCTTACTATCTGGAAAGAAAAAATCGATGAAGACTGGGACTTTGTAGATCGGAAAATAAAGCGGCACCTGCAAGGCTTGTCGGATTTATGTCAGGTGGAATATGCCATTCGTCTACCGGGCGGGCGTAAGCGTTTTATTATTATGCGCGGGAAGGTGGTGGAACGGAATGCGCAAGGTGACGCACTTCGAATGGTGTCGACCCATAGGGACATTACCCCACGACGTCGTATGGAGGATGCGCTGCGAGGCAGTGAGGAACGTTACCGGAAACTTTTTGAAATGGCCCAGGAGGGGATCTGGCAAATTGATAGAGAGGGCAAAACTATATTAGTCAATGAATCCATGGCCACAATCCTTGGCTACCATAGTCAGGAGTTGCTGGATTGTCCGATAGTGGACTTTATGGCGGAGACTAGCCGAGTGCATGCCCTGGAGAAATTAAGCAGGAAAGGTCAGGGTGCTGATAGCAGGCAGGAATACGAGTTTGTTTCCAAGGCCGGCTTGCGCATATTCACCACAATGCATTGGACGCCGATCTATGACCTTGAGGGTGATTTTAACGGCATGATAGCCGGTGTGATGGATATTAGTGAGCGCAAGCGGGCAGAGGAACGCATCCGGCAACAGGCGTTATTCGATGATTTAACCAAATTACCGAATCGCCGCATGCTGAATGAGACGCTCACCCAGGAGCAGGCCCGCGCATTGCGCCACGGTCATACGGGCGCGTTACTGTTTATAGATTTGGATCATTTTAAAAACGTAAACGATTCGCTGGGGCATCCGGTAGGGGATAGTTTACTCATCACCATCGCCAGCCGGTTAAATCAGGTATTGCGTTCTGAAGATACGTTGGCAAGGCTGGGAGGGGATGAGTTTGTCGTGTTACTGCCGGAGCTAAATGATGACGCTGCCCAGGCGGCTACGCTGGCACGTAATGTGGCATTAAAAATTCAGGACAGCCTAAGTGAAACCCTTGAAGTCTATGGTCATCGCTTGAATATTGGCTGCAGTATCGGCATTGCATTGTATCCACTGGACCAGGACTCCATTCACGATATTGTGAAACAGGCCGATGCCGCTATGTATCGTGCGAAAGAAGATGGCCGCAATGCGGTGTGTCTATTTAGTAAAGATATGCATCAAAAAATCGAGGACAACTTGCGTCTGCAAATGTTATTGCCCGGTGCAATGGAAGATGAACAGTTTATGTTGTATTTTCAGCCTCAATTTGATCAACACCGGAATTTGATTGGCGCTGAGGTACTGTTGCGGTGGGAGGAGCCGCAGCAAGGGTTTGTCTCCCCGGATTTATTTATCCGGGCAGCGGAGGAATCCGGCCAGATCGTGCCGTTGGGTGATTGGGTTTTGCGGAAAGCTTGTGCGCAGTTAAGTAAATGGCGTCAGCAGGGATTACCCACCAGTTTCGAGCGTCTGGCTATTAATATCAGCGCGCGGCAGTTTTCCCTGGATGATTTTCCCTTTCGGGTTAAAGCGTTTGTGGAAGAAGCCGGTTTGCAGCCTGCTGATATTGAGTTAGAAATTACTGAAAGTATGTTGCTTAATAAACGGGACCAAGTGATCGAAAAAATGCACCTGCTGCACGATATGGGCTTTCATATCGCGTTAGACGATTTTGGTACGGGGTATTCTTCGCTGTCGTATTTGCACACCCTGCCCTTGGATAAACTTAAGATTGATCAGGCGTTTATCCGGGATGTTGGCGAAGATAAAGCAGACAGGGCGATCGTGGAGACCATTATTACAATGGCGAATTTGATGGAGCTGGATGTCATCGCCGAAGGGGTGGAAGAAGAGTACCAGCTTAAATATTTGATCAGTAAGGGGTGTATAAAATATCAGGGATATTATTTCGCTAAACCGATGCCTGCGGATGTATTCGCCTCTAGCTATATATACGACGCTGCCGAAAGTAGAAGCGCAAAATAA
- a CDS encoding GGDEF domain-containing response regulator, giving the protein MDRDLNVLIADDSEDDALLLIRELRKGGLLCQFERVDDPEAMRRALNLSKWDLVVTDHNMPSFSSADALQLVKLAQPETPVIVVSGTISDDVAVHSMKSGAQDYIMKDNLSRLVPVVERELREVAQRDAHLQAQQKIAYLSHHDTLTNLINREQFKNYLQTALDSAHQTQAQHALLYVDLDQFKIINDACGHQAGDELLKQIGELIKGVIGERDCVSRMGGDEFGVLLTDCNPQEACAMAAKLHKSIEQHRFVWSEQPFMVSACTGIVLIDNSSMDVEEVLSSADMASYAAKDKGQSFIQVYDLNNQDLTLRKEQMRWASKIRRALDENAFVLYKQPIVGLKSDAVHYEFLVRMLDEGELVAPGLFIPAAERFNLMTSIDRWVVDSAFSFVRRCIDKKANFKGVYFINLSGSSLNDETFFESVRECKRRYDIPANQICFEITETTAISNIEATSAFISDIRELGFLFALDDFGVGMSSFAYLKAIPVDVLKIDGGFVRSMLSDPMDLAIVDACNTIAHSAGLKTVAEFVENSEIEDKLRILGVDFAQGYGISKPGPIEDELLEN; this is encoded by the coding sequence GTGGATCGTGATCTTAACGTTTTGATTGCAGATGACTCGGAAGATGATGCGTTATTGTTGATAAGAGAACTCAGAAAAGGCGGTTTGCTGTGCCAGTTCGAACGCGTTGACGACCCCGAGGCGATGCGCAGGGCCCTGAATTTGAGTAAGTGGGACCTGGTAGTGACCGATCATAACATGCCTTCTTTCAGTTCAGCTGATGCACTGCAGTTGGTGAAGCTGGCTCAGCCTGAAACGCCCGTGATTGTGGTGTCCGGCACGATTAGCGATGACGTGGCGGTACACTCCATGAAATCGGGGGCTCAGGATTACATTATGAAAGACAACCTGTCGCGCCTGGTCCCCGTAGTGGAACGGGAACTTCGGGAAGTAGCGCAACGCGATGCTCATCTGCAGGCGCAACAGAAAATAGCCTATCTTTCCCATCACGACACCCTTACAAACTTAATTAATCGGGAACAATTCAAGAACTACCTTCAGACCGCACTGGATAGTGCGCACCAGACCCAGGCTCAGCATGCATTGCTGTACGTAGACCTGGATCAATTCAAGATTATTAACGACGCCTGTGGGCATCAGGCGGGGGATGAACTATTAAAACAAATCGGTGAGTTGATCAAAGGGGTGATAGGTGAGCGGGATTGTGTGTCGCGCATGGGGGGGGACGAGTTCGGCGTATTGTTGACAGACTGTAACCCCCAAGAAGCCTGTGCGATGGCGGCGAAGCTGCACAAGTCCATTGAGCAGCATCGTTTTGTCTGGAGTGAGCAACCGTTTATGGTATCAGCGTGTACCGGAATTGTACTCATCGATAACAGCAGTATGGACGTTGAAGAAGTCTTGTCCAGTGCTGATATGGCCAGTTATGCAGCCAAAGACAAGGGGCAAAGTTTCATTCAGGTGTATGATCTGAACAATCAGGATCTGACTTTGCGTAAGGAGCAAATGCGTTGGGCATCCAAAATCAGACGTGCTCTGGACGAAAACGCGTTCGTACTATACAAGCAGCCTATCGTCGGTCTGAAAAGCGATGCAGTGCACTATGAGTTTTTGGTGCGTATGCTGGATGAAGGGGAGTTGGTGGCACCGGGATTATTTATTCCGGCTGCGGAACGTTTTAACCTGATGACCTCTATTGATCGCTGGGTGGTGGACAGTGCGTTCTCTTTTGTACGCCGCTGTATCGACAAAAAAGCCAATTTTAAGGGCGTGTACTTCATTAATCTGTCCGGCTCTTCGCTCAATGACGAAACATTTTTCGAAAGCGTTAGGGAGTGCAAGCGTCGTTACGATATCCCCGCCAATCAAATATGTTTTGAAATTACGGAAACTACGGCGATTTCAAACATTGAAGCCACCTCGGCCTTTATTTCCGATATTCGGGAGCTGGGCTTCTTGTTTGCATTGGACGATTTTGGGGTGGGTATGAGTTCCTTTGCTTATTTGAAAGCGATTCCGGTCGATGTGTTGAAAATAGACGGGGGTTTTGTTCGCAGTATGCTAAGTGATCCTATGGATCTGGCGATAGTAGACGCTTGTAATACCATAGCGCATTCCGCTGGCTTGAAAACGGTAGCGGAATTTGTGGAAAATAGCGAAATAGAAGATAAATTGAGAATACTTGGAGTTGACTTTGCCCAGGGATACGGAATATCCAAACCAGGACCCATAGAAGACGAGTTGCTAGAAAACTAA
- a CDS encoding response regulator — MDNMTILLVEDNPDDELLALRALKKSSVPNQVVVVKDGQEALDYVFGTGKYQDRDVRALPKVVFLDLQLPKLNGIEVLRSIRGDERTKRIPVVLLTSSDEIQDMVDCYESGANSYINKPVDFNEFVDQVRLLGQYWLGVNRTPALY, encoded by the coding sequence ATGGATAATATGACTATTTTATTGGTAGAAGATAACCCTGATGATGAGTTGCTTGCGCTGCGTGCGCTGAAGAAATCCAGTGTGCCAAACCAGGTTGTCGTGGTAAAAGACGGCCAGGAGGCGCTTGATTATGTTTTCGGAACCGGAAAATACCAGGATCGTGACGTTCGTGCACTGCCCAAAGTGGTGTTTCTGGACCTGCAGTTACCCAAGTTGAATGGCATTGAAGTATTGCGCTCAATTCGCGGAGATGAACGTACCAAGCGGATCCCGGTGGTGCTGCTGACGTCGTCGGATGAAATACAGGATATGGTTGATTGTTATGAAAGCGGAGCTAATAGTTATATAAATAAACCGGTCGATTTTAACGAATTTGTTGATCAGGTGAGGTTGCTTGGTCAATATTGGCTAGGTGTGAACCGGACTCCCGCTCTATACTGA
- a CDS encoding sensor histidine kinase has protein sequence MPLSLRTLNIKQKLTLVMMLTICAVVVLIGVFFLAYERIQTRDQMEHEIKVVTKVAYSQIVAALDFNDLSTLSESANSLDYDDTIDMVCLYSASMALIVRSRPSELDLEPCPEQPGAVERGFHGDKYYFMDEVVSDASQVGVIFIRANTDYMESLIQQYFYMMLTALVVIAVASIGIAMILQKAVTRPISELADTAANITANSDYSVRAAKHSDDELGQMVDGFNAMLNAIELRDLELRNHKAHLETKVEERTAELKSANQELEAFSYSVSHDLRSPLRAIDGFSQALLEDYAESLDPMAMSYLERVRMASQRMGGLIDSMLRLSRVSRHELVLQPTDIAKQCLEIIEELRERDPARKVTVEVQDDMLAQCDSTLMRIVLTNLIDNAWKYSHKHSAPEIAIGKKQNAFFVRDNGAGFDMRYADKLFGAFQRLHGKDEFEGTGIGLATVARIIHRHGGDIWAESAVDHGATFYFTLPV, from the coding sequence ATGCCGCTTTCGCTGCGCACGCTTAACATCAAACAAAAACTAACCCTCGTTATGATGCTCACCATTTGTGCCGTGGTGGTGTTGATCGGCGTGTTTTTCCTGGCCTACGAGCGCATACAGACCCGTGATCAAATGGAACATGAAATCAAAGTGGTCACCAAGGTAGCTTATTCTCAAATTGTGGCTGCTCTGGATTTTAATGATCTGAGTACCCTAAGTGAAAGCGCAAACAGCCTGGATTACGATGACACCATCGACATGGTGTGCTTGTATAGCGCCAGTATGGCGTTAATCGTTCGTTCTCGGCCTTCGGAGTTGGACTTGGAGCCCTGTCCTGAGCAACCCGGTGCTGTCGAGCGCGGCTTTCATGGTGATAAGTATTATTTTATGGATGAGGTCGTATCGGATGCGTCGCAGGTAGGAGTGATTTTTATCCGAGCTAATACGGATTACATGGAAAGCTTGATTCAGCAATATTTTTATATGATGTTAACGGCGCTGGTTGTCATTGCCGTAGCGTCAATCGGGATCGCAATGATTCTGCAAAAAGCCGTGACGAGACCTATCTCGGAGCTGGCTGATACGGCTGCGAACATAACCGCCAATAGTGATTATTCAGTGCGTGCAGCCAAGCACAGCGACGATGAGTTAGGTCAGATGGTGGATGGTTTTAATGCCATGCTGAATGCTATTGAACTGCGTGATCTTGAACTCCGTAACCATAAAGCACACCTTGAAACCAAGGTGGAAGAGCGTACTGCAGAATTAAAATCGGCGAACCAGGAACTGGAAGCGTTCAGTTATTCGGTGTCTCATGACCTGCGTTCCCCGTTACGGGCAATCGATGGATTTAGCCAGGCTTTGCTTGAGGATTACGCCGAGTCATTGGATCCCATGGCCATGAGTTATCTTGAGCGGGTTCGCATGGCGAGTCAGCGAATGGGGGGGTTGATTGACAGTATGCTGCGCTTGTCCAGAGTCTCGCGCCACGAATTAGTGTTACAACCAACGGATATAGCAAAACAGTGTCTTGAAATTATTGAAGAGTTGCGGGAAAGAGATCCGGCGCGCAAGGTCACGGTAGAGGTTCAGGACGATATGCTGGCTCAATGTGATTCCACTCTGATGCGGATCGTGCTGACCAACTTGATCGATAATGCCTGGAAATATTCGCATAAACATTCAGCTCCGGAAATAGCCATAGGTAAAAAGCAGAACGCGTTTTTTGTAAGGGATAATGGGGCTGGTTTTGATATGCGGTATGCCGATAAATTGTTCGGTGCTTTTCAGCGCCTGCACGGCAAAGATGAATTTGAAGGAACCGGAATCGGATTGGCAACCGTCGCCAGAATTATACACCGTCACGGAGGCGATATCTGGGCTGAAAGTGCGGTAGATCATGGCGCCACGTTTTATTTCACCCTGCCAGTTTGA